ACTAAGCGCAGAAAACCTAATTCTAATTATAAAGGTACAAGGAATTGGAACTAGCTTACCGAAAAGACATTGACATGGCCAGGGTCTGCAATATGTGCTGCCAAATTTTCAAGGGGACTTTGTCCTGTGTAAATGGCTTGAAAACAAAACCCAAGAAAAGCAAGCATAGCCAGTCTCCCATTTTTTATCTCTTTTGTCCTCAAAACCATCACAGGCACTGGAGAGCCTCTTCCCCACATCCAAGGATCGAAAAATAAGCCACCAGGGTAACCAACATCAGCCTTTGGATTTTTCTTGTGTGGTAATTTGGGCTCAATATCAACACACCCTGGATTAATTATATCTGCCCATCTTCGTCCTTCCACCCATCCCATCAGTGCTAGTTGAACCACAAATAAAGTAGTTGGGTCTGCAAAGTACTTAACAGAACCAGCTTCATACCAAGAGAACTTGTCGATGAAGCCTAGGCTTTGAAGCCATTCTGGTATGAGAATGCCAGCAACTGCTAGCATTGCCCATCTGCCATGAATTAGCTCAGCTTGTGCGAACCATTTTAGCAGGTCAGGATCCGAACCTTGAAGAGAATATTATACTTTCTCAGTAATGCAAAGACATTGCATAATCTGAAGTCGCTAAAGCTGTGCCAGCAAGCAATAGAAAGGGCTGAAGAATTGGGTTGTTTCATAAACCAGAAAATTTGTAATACCCTTGACAAAAATTTCAGCTTTAAAGTTCTAACTACAGACATTTTCGATTTGGTATATGTAGAATTCTTCGAGGCTCCAAAAGGCAAAAGCAAATTTTTGAAGATGCTTATGAATTACACACACAAGTCCATAACTGAATTCATTGCATTAACTAACTGCAGGAAATTGCTTACCTAATCCCAGAGGGTCGAAGCCAAAATCTCCAGGTAGACTACAAAAGCAAAATTATTGAACAATGCTGTCAGAATGATACAATAATTTCAAGCTACTGATATATCAATATCAGAGTTCCAC
This genomic window from Daucus carota subsp. sativus chromosome 7, DH1 v3.0, whole genome shotgun sequence contains:
- the LOC108194095 gene encoding photosystem I chlorophyll a/b-binding protein 6, chloroplastic, which translates into the protein MALAILSSTAFSSLRVREVPRQSITGNVGRFSVEARGGGSRLNAAKGVSSVCEPLPPDRPVWFPGTTPPEWLDGSLPGDFGFDPLGLGSDPDLLKWFAQAELIHGRWAMLAVAGILIPEWLQSLGFIDKFSWYEAGSVKYFADPTTLFVVQLALMGWVEGRRWADIINPGCVDIEPKLPHKKNPKADVGYPGGLFFDPWMWGRGSPVPVMVLRTKEIKNGRLAMLAFLGFCFQAIYTGQSPLENLAAHIADPGHVNVFSAFTSQY